CCGGTTCACCGCCCGACCGACAAAACGGATCGCGCTCACCGGCAGATCCGACAGCGTCTTGGTCATCTCCGCAGCCATCGGCGCCCTCACCCCTCCCCTCTGCCAGAGGGAGGGTCGATCTTCTCCGAATGTAGGGGCGCAGCATGCTGCGCCCCTCCGGAAGCACGCGGAAAATACGGCATACGAAACCAGCGGCCGGTCATTTACCGACAGTCCCCGCGGCAGCGGGCAATGCCGCGCTGAGTTTCGTCGCCGCCAAGCGGACCGACTTGATGATGGCCTGGTACCCCGTACAGCGGCAGAGGTTGCCGCCCAGCGCCTCCTTGATCTCGTCGTCGGTCGGCTGCGGATGCTGCCGCAGCAGTTCATACGCCGACATCAAGAACCCCGGGGTGCAAAACCCACACTGCAGCCCGTGCTCTTCCATGAAGGCTTGCTGCAGCGGGTGCAGCTGGCCGTCCCGGCTCAGTCCCTCCACCGTCATCACCTCCGCGCCGTCGGCCTGCACCGCCAGCATCAGGCACGACCGCACCGCCTGTCCGTTCAACAGGATCGTGCACGCCCCGCAGGCCCCTTGCTCGCAGCCCACATGGGTACCGGTGAGTCCCAGCTCTTGACGCAGAAAGTCCACCAGCGTGGTCCGCGGTTCCACCGCCGCCTCATAGCTAACGCCGTTCACGGTTAGCCGAATCGGTCTCGGCGGTGTCATTCAACCCCCTCGCCGTCTCTGACGCGACGCCTCACGCCGCACCTCTGGCCCGCGCCGCCGCCTCGGCCAACGCGCGCCGCGTCAGCACCTGCGCCAGATACCGGCGGTACTCCGCCGAGGCGTGCACATCGGACAATGGTTCCTCGATCGCTTCGCTGACCCGCTGCCCGGCTTGCGCGAACAGCTTCTCACTCGGCTTCTGTCCGATGACCACCTGTTCCGCCGCCAGCGCCCGCAGCGGTGTGGGCCCCACCCCGAACAGCACGATGCGGCTCTGGGCGCAGCGCCCGTCGCTCCCCAGCCGCACCGTCACCACGGCCCCGGTCATGGCAAAGTCCCCGTGCCGGCGGGCGACTTCGGCGCAGGACCAGCCCGTATCGTTCGCTAGCGCCGGGAAGCGCACCTCGGTCAATATCTCCGTGGGCTCCAGCGCCGTGGTCAGATAGCTCACGTAAAACTCCGCCGCCGCAATCGTGCGCTCTCCCTTCGGCCCCACCACTCGCAGCTGCGCGTCCACGGCCACCGCCAGCGCCGGGTATTCGGCGGCTGGGTCCGCGTGCGCCAGTGAGCCACCCACCGTACCGCGGTTACGGATCTGCGCGTGACCGATCAGCAGCGTGGCGGCGTGGAGCAACGGCTGGCGGCTCTTCACCATCGCCGAGTCCTCCACCGTGCGCTTGGTGGTCATTGCCCCGATGGCCAGCCCACCGTCCGTCTCGCGCAGGTAGCGCAGCTCGGCCACTCTGCCCAGATCGATCAACAGCCCCGGCCGGGTCAGCCGCATGTTGAGCAACGGCATCAAGCTCTGCCCGCCGGCCAGGATCTTCGCCTCACTCTCGTGCTGTTGCAGCAACGACACCGCCTCCGCCACCGTCGTCGGCGCGGCGTACTCAAACCGTGGTGGTTTCATTCGTTCGATTCGCTGGGTTGCGCGCTCAGGGCATACTGTTACTTTGCGGCACGCATTGCACCCACAGCTCTCCTCTCGTTGCCGAGTATAACAACCAGACAAACGGTCGTTTGGCTCATACCGGAACTCCGCGCGAAAGAACAGAGCGAGTACCGCAAAATGTTCTCTGACTTGACTAACCAAACCCATTGAGGTTTTGGTCCGGCAGAAAGGATATCGCCATGAGCTGGACCAACTGGGAACG
This genomic stretch from Candidatus Binatia bacterium harbors:
- a CDS encoding (2Fe-2S)-binding protein; the encoded protein is MTPPRPIRLTVNGVSYEAAVEPRTTLVDFLRQELGLTGTHVGCEQGACGACTILLNGQAVRSCLMLAVQADGAEVMTVEGLSRDGQLHPLQQAFMEEHGLQCGFCTPGFLMSAYELLRQHPQPTDDEIKEALGGNLCRCTGYQAIIKSVRLAATKLSAALPAAAGTVGK
- a CDS encoding xanthine dehydrogenase family protein subunit M; protein product: MKPPRFEYAAPTTVAEAVSLLQQHESEAKILAGGQSLMPLLNMRLTRPGLLIDLGRVAELRYLRETDGGLAIGAMTTKRTVEDSAMVKSRQPLLHAATLLIGHAQIRNRGTVGGSLAHADPAAEYPALAVAVDAQLRVVGPKGERTIAAAEFYVSYLTTALEPTEILTEVRFPALANDTGWSCAEVARRHGDFAMTGAVVTVRLGSDGRCAQSRIVLFGVGPTPLRALAAEQVVIGQKPSEKLFAQAGQRVSEAIEEPLSDVHASAEYRRYLAQVLTRRALAEAAARARGAA